A stretch of the Carassius carassius chromosome 6, fCarCar2.1, whole genome shotgun sequence genome encodes the following:
- the LOC132142789 gene encoding TAF5-like RNA polymerase II p300/CBP-associated factor-associated factor 65 kDa subunit 5L — protein sequence MKRVRTEQIQYAVTQYLKRRQYIDTDGSLKGAKLSQSAEEMAASLTVQTESSSVNVVSAAPCQSDPQQYETQFSRLRCFLQEAEAPLVKEVSGVLFPLFLYLHLDMARCGLKGAVDSFYSRFHSFFQQDPEQKAIVDLLRGVVTPQDVTSNPKLCSLLDHKYVVHLTDQAYSYLLRYLQSDDNSAICWVLSSHVQVEVTAAHRTDYQLYGTGTGAGNTTSTSSSSTAWTAGDGAEGAERVEVTAGLPQNEVALEALQDCIKRVREGPPSLTTVCFYAFQHTDQQLNTAEVSPDSRLLAAGFDNSAVKLWSLRARKLKAGPHRVDVSKIRLACDVLEEQADDEDASGSEIKTLRAHSGPVYRTAFLTDGSGLLSCSEDSTVRFWDLNSFTNTVLYRGHAYPVWDVDVSPCSLYFSTASHDRTARLWSFARTYPLRLYAGHLSDVDCVKFHPNSNYVATGSTDKTVRLWSTQQGASVRLFTGHRGPVLSLAFSPNGKYLASAGEDQRLKLWDLASGTLFKDLRGHTDSITSLSFSQDSSLVASASMDNSVRVWDIRSAHGTTPTDGSSSELIGQYTGSTSNILNVQFMACNLLLVTGTALEKQEQ from the exons ATGAAGCGGGTGCGGACAGAGCAGATCCAGTACGCAGTGACCCAGTACCTGAAGAGGAGGCAGTATATAGATACAGATGGCTCTCTGAAGGGGGCCAAACTCTCCCAGTCTGCTGAGGAGATGGCAGCCAGTCTGACAG TTCAGACGGAGTCCAGCTCTGTGAACGTGGTGTCTGCAGCCCCGTGTCAGTCAGACCCGCAGCAGTACGAGACCCAGTTCTCCAGACTACGCTGCTTCCTTCAGG AGGCAGAAGCACCGTTAGTGAAGGAGGTGAGCGGCGTCTTGTTTCCGCTCTTCCTCTACCTGCACCTGGACATGGCACGCTGTGGCCTAAAGGGGGCGGTGGACTCCTTCTACAGTCGCTTCCACTCATTCTTCCAGCAGGACCCTGAGCAAAAAGCCATCGTAGACCTGCTACGAGGAGTCGTCACGCCTCAG GATGTGACCTCAAACCCTAAGCTCTGCTCGCTCCTGGATCACAAGTATGTGGTGCACCTGACGGATCAAGCATACAGCTACCTGCTGCGTTACCTGCAGAGCGATGACAACAGCGCCATCTGCTGGGTGCTCAGCTCACACGTGCAG GTGGAAGTGACAGCAGCGCACCGAACCGACTACCAGCTGTACGGCACAGGCACAGGAGCAGGAAACACTACCTCCACTTCCTCTTCCTCCACTGCATGGACTGCGGGGGATGGGGCGGAGGGGGCGGAGCGTGTGGAGGTCACGGCAGGGTTACCTCAGAACGAGGTGGCGCTGGAGGCGCTGCAGGACTGCATAAAGCGCGTGCGAGAAGGTCCGCCTTCGCTCACCACCGTCTGCTTCTACGCCTTCCAGCACACGGATCAGCAGCTGAACACGGCCGAGGTGTCACCGGACAGCCGCTTGCTGGCGGCCGGCTTCGATAACTCAGCCGTGAAGCTGTGGAGTCTGCGGGCCAGGAAGCTGAAGGCAGGACCTCACAGGGTTGACGTGTCTAAAATAAGACTGGCCTGTGATGTGCTGGAGGAGCAG GCAGATGATGAGGATGCCTCGGGCAGTGAGATAAAGACCCTGCGCGCTCACAGCGGCCCGGTGTACCGCACGGCGTTCCTGACAGACGGCTCCGGCCTGCTGTCCTGTTCAGAGGACTCCACCGTTCGCTTCTGGGACCTGAACAGCTTCACCAATACAGTCCTGTACCGTGGCCACGCTTACCCTGTCTGGGACGTGGACGTCAGTCCCTGCAGCCTGTACTTCTCCACGGCGTCCCACGACCGCACGGCTCGCCTCTGGAGCTTCGCGCGCACCTATCCTCTGCGTCTGTACGCCGGACACCTCTCTGACGTCGACTGTGTCAAATTCCACCCCAACTCCAACTACGTGGCGACGGGCTCCACGGATAAAACCGTACGCCTGTGGAGCACGCAGCAGGGGGCGTCTGTGAGGCTGTTCACCGGGCACCGCGGGCCCGTGCTGTCGCTCGCCTTCTCACCCAACGGCAAGTACCTAGCGTCGGCCGGAGAGGACCAGAGACTGAAGCTGTGGGACCTGGCGTCCGGCACCCTGTTCAAAGACCTGCGGGGTCACACCGACAGCATCACCAGCCTCTCCTTCAGCCAGGACAGCAGTCTGGTGGCCTCCGCCTCCATGGACAACTCTGTGCGGGTGTGGGACATCCGCAGCGCCCACGGCACCACCCCCACCGACGGCTCCAGCAGCGAGCTGATTGGACAGTACACGGGCAGCACTAGCAACATCCTCAATGTGCAGTTCATGGCCTGTAACCTGCTGCTGGTGACAGGCACTGCACTGGAGAAACAGGAACAGTGA